A window of Amblyraja radiata isolate CabotCenter1 chromosome 25, sAmbRad1.1.pri, whole genome shotgun sequence contains these coding sequences:
- the LOC116987486 gene encoding immunoglobulin lambda-1 light chain-like, whose protein sequence is MSCWISLVYALAFSAAYINAQFSLNQPSSKSTSLGQNVEIACTLSGGSLSTSTVSWYQQIPGAVPRYLFRYWSGSSINRGSGVSERFSGSVSGNTATLTISNLQSGDAADYYCAVWKDALIFGKGTRLGIGNPQPPAVSVLGPSAQELTGKGTATLVCLVNGFNPGAVEIDWTVDGSARSDGVETSRIQQEADNTFSASSYLTLPATVWNSHELYSCVVKHETQANPLQGNIARSSCL, encoded by the exons ATGTCTTGCTGGATCTCTCTCGTCTATGCGTTAGCGTTTTCCGCAGCTT ATATAAATGCGCAATTTTCACTAAATCAGCCGTCTTCAAAATCCACATCTCTGGGACAGAACGTGGAAATTGCCTGTACCCTGTCTGGCGGCAGTTTAAGTACTAGCACCGTTTCCTGGTACCAGCAGATTCCAGGAGCGGTTCCGCGTTATTTGTTCCGCTATTGGTCGGGCAGCAGCATTAATAGAGGCTCGGGAGTTTCTGAACGTTTCTCCGGATCAGTGTCAGGCAACACTGCAACATTGACAATATCGAACTTACAGTCTGGGGACGCTGCTGACTACTACTGTGCTGTGTGGAAAGATGCTTTAATCTTCGGCAAAGGAACGAGGCTGGGTATTGGCA ATCCTCAGCCCCCCGCGGTGTCCGTGCTTGGACCATCAGCGCAAGAATTGACGGGAAAGGGAACGGCCACCCTGGTGTGTTTGGTGAACGGGTTTAATCCGGGTGCTGTGGAAATTGACTGGACCGTGGACGGCAGTGCGAGGAGTGATGGCGTTGAGACCAGCCGGATCCAACAGGAGGCGGACAACACGTTCAGTGCGAGCAGTTACCTGACTCTGCCAGCCACAGTGTGGAACTCACATGAGCTTTACTCCTGTGTGGTTAAACACGAGACCCAGGCTAACCCGCTGCAGGGAAACATCGCCAGGTCCAGCTGTCTGTAA